A window of the Paenibacillus woosongensis genome harbors these coding sequences:
- a CDS encoding helix-turn-helix domain-containing protein, protein MSVYDRKKVGQRIRKQREALDISREQMAEYIGRVPRFCADIERGQAGMSIETMLRICTLLKLSPNELLLEQETNSKSNDTELILAALNQCTEKQRNDALALLRLFLAAIR, encoded by the coding sequence ATGAGTGTGTACGATAGAAAGAAGGTAGGACAGCGCATTCGGAAACAGCGAGAAGCTTTGGATATCTCGCGAGAACAAATGGCCGAGTATATTGGGAGAGTCCCCAGATTCTGTGCCGATATTGAACGCGGACAAGCCGGCATGTCCATTGAAACCATGCTTCGTATTTGTACCCTGCTGAAACTATCCCCAAATGAGTTGTTGCTGGAGCAAGAGACAAATAGCAAAAGCAATGATACCGAACTGATTTTAGCTGCACTAAACCAATGTACTGAAAAGCAACGAAACGATGCCCTGGCGCTTTTGAGGCTCTTTTTGGCAGCCATCCGGTAA
- a CDS encoding aspartyl-phosphate phosphatase Spo0E family protein encodes MDDLVRKLEKERQKLNELGEKSLMQSIPLSDNQEVQEQSRRVDELMVQYQRMKAKDRQPIR; translated from the coding sequence GTGGATGATCTAGTAAGAAAACTGGAGAAAGAGAGGCAAAAATTAAACGAGCTTGGCGAAAAGTCGTTGATGCAATCGATTCCTTTATCCGACAATCAAGAGGTTCAGGAACAGAGTAGGAGGGTAGACGAGTTGATGGTGCAATATCAACGAATGAAGGCCAAGGATAGGCAACCGATACGGTAA
- a CDS encoding VirB4-like conjugal transfer ATPase, CD1110 family encodes MIKTLSRIIKQDKERFVIPKGVQQVIPIRSIWADGIFLVGNKFSKTYRFEDINYSVASREDKEAMFLSYSELLNSFDSGATTKITIHNRRLNRADFESSVFIPLQQDELDEYRQEYNQMLLEKSVGANGTIQEKYITISIAKPNIEEARHYFSRVGTDLIAHFSRLGSKCTELNATERLRIFHHFFRQGEETDFRFDLSETMRKGHDFKDYICPNTFEFEKDHFRMGKLYGRVIFLREYASYIKDSMVSELCDLHRNLFLSLDIIPIPTDEAVREIENRLLGVETNITNWQRRQNNNNNFSAVIPYDMEQQRKESKEFLDDLTTRDQRMMFGLLTMVHVAESKEQLDNDTEAILTTARKHLCQFSPLMYQQMDGLNTVLPYGLRKVHALRTLTTESTAVFIPFRAQEIMHEGGIYYGQNVISKNMLIANRKQLLNGNSFILGVSGSGKSFTAKREIVNQILASGDDIILIDPEREYSALVEALGGETIHISATSPNHINAMDINRQYGDGANPIILKSEFVLSLCEQLIGGYQLGAKEKSIIDRCTASVYRKYLQSNYKGQPPTLQDFRAELLKQSEPEAQDIALAIELFTAGSLNTFAQPTNVNVHNRLICYDILDLGKQLLPIGMLVVLDSILNRITQNRAKGKNTFIFIDEIYLLFQHEYSANFLFTLWKRVRKYGAFCTGITQNVDDLLQSHTARTMLANSEFIVMLNQASTDRKELAELLNISDLQLSYITNVDAGNGLLKVGSSLVPFTDSFPRHTKLYRLMTTKPGESL; translated from the coding sequence ATGATTAAGACGTTAAGTCGTATCATCAAGCAGGATAAGGAACGATTTGTTATACCGAAAGGCGTACAACAAGTGATCCCGATTCGCTCTATTTGGGCGGACGGGATTTTTTTAGTTGGCAACAAGTTTTCCAAGACGTATCGCTTCGAGGACATCAATTATTCCGTCGCCTCCCGCGAAGATAAGGAAGCGATGTTCCTGTCGTATTCCGAATTGCTCAATTCCTTTGATAGCGGGGCGACAACGAAAATCACCATCCATAACCGGAGGCTGAATCGAGCGGATTTTGAAAGTTCGGTCTTCATTCCGCTTCAGCAAGATGAGCTGGACGAATATCGACAAGAGTATAATCAGATGCTGCTGGAAAAATCCGTTGGGGCCAACGGTACGATTCAAGAGAAGTATATAACGATATCCATTGCCAAACCCAATATCGAAGAAGCCCGGCATTATTTTTCTCGAGTTGGGACCGATCTGATCGCCCATTTTTCTCGTCTCGGCTCCAAATGTACGGAACTGAACGCCACTGAGCGGCTGCGTATTTTTCACCATTTCTTCCGCCAGGGAGAGGAAACGGACTTTCGTTTCGACTTGTCGGAAACGATGCGCAAAGGACATGATTTCAAAGATTATATTTGTCCGAATACGTTTGAGTTTGAAAAGGATCATTTTCGGATGGGGAAGCTTTATGGCCGGGTCATCTTCCTGCGTGAGTATGCCAGCTATATCAAGGACAGTATGGTATCCGAGCTTTGCGACCTGCATCGCAACCTATTTCTGTCCCTTGACATCATTCCGATACCAACGGATGAGGCGGTTCGCGAAATCGAAAACCGTTTGTTGGGCGTAGAGACGAATATTACGAACTGGCAGCGGCGGCAAAACAATAACAACAACTTCTCCGCCGTTATCCCGTATGACATGGAGCAGCAGCGAAAAGAGAGCAAGGAATTTCTGGATGACCTGACGACTCGCGACCAACGCATGATGTTTGGCTTATTGACGATGGTGCATGTGGCCGAAAGCAAGGAGCAACTCGACAACGATACCGAAGCGATATTGACGACGGCCCGCAAACATCTGTGTCAATTCTCGCCTCTTATGTACCAGCAGATGGACGGTCTAAATACCGTGTTGCCTTATGGTTTACGGAAAGTACATGCTTTGAGAACGTTGACGACAGAAAGCACAGCGGTGTTTATCCCGTTTCGGGCGCAGGAAATCATGCATGAAGGCGGTATTTACTACGGACAAAACGTCATCAGTAAAAATATGCTCATTGCCAATCGCAAGCAGTTGCTCAATGGAAACAGCTTTATTTTGGGGGTATCGGGCTCCGGAAAAAGCTTTACGGCAAAAAGAGAAATCGTCAATCAAATACTGGCCAGCGGCGATGACATTATTCTGATTGACCCGGAACGTGAATATTCCGCCCTAGTAGAAGCGCTAGGCGGAGAGACCATTCATATCTCGGCCACGTCACCTAATCATATCAATGCGATGGATATAAACCGGCAATACGGTGACGGAGCAAATCCGATCATTTTAAAATCCGAATTTGTTCTTTCGTTATGCGAGCAACTGATCGGCGGTTATCAGTTGGGAGCGAAGGAAAAGTCGATTATTGACCGTTGCACGGCCAGTGTGTATCGAAAATATCTGCAAAGCAATTACAAAGGGCAACCGCCTACCTTACAGGATTTTCGAGCGGAACTGCTCAAGCAATCCGAGCCGGAGGCGCAGGACATCGCGCTGGCGATTGAACTGTTTACCGCTGGCAGCTTGAATACGTTCGCCCAGCCGACTAACGTCAACGTTCATAACCGGCTGATCTGCTATGATATTTTGGATTTGGGCAAGCAACTGTTGCCGATTGGCATGCTGGTTGTATTGGACAGCATTCTGAATCGAATTACACAAAATCGCGCCAAGGGGAAAAACACGTTTATCTTCATCGATGAAATTTATCTGCTTTTCCAACACGAGTACAGCGCCAACTTTTTGTTCACGTTATGGAAACGTGTCCGAAAGTATGGCGCTTTTTGTACGGGGATTACGCAAAACGTGGATGATTTGTTGCAAAGTCATACGGCCCGAACGATGCTGGCCAATAGCGAATTTATCGTGATGCTGAATCAGGCCAGTACGGATCGCAAGGAGTTGGCGGAACTGCTTAATATTTCGGATCTCCAGCTTTCTTATATTACAAACGTCGATGCCGGGAATGGGCTGTTAAAGGTCGGCAGTTCTCTCGTGCCATTTACAGATAGCTTTCCACGGCATACAAAACTTTACCGTTTGATGACCACGAAACCGGGAGAATCGCTGTAA
- a CDS encoding PrgI family protein: MEVKINREIREYTESIFFGLSLRQFFFSVLAVGVAIALYFMLRSRFGIETLSWVCVLGAAPFAALGFIRYHGMNAEQLLWAYIKSEFLMPRRLVFHSTNTYAAALSKTIEQYEKGMKRHD; this comes from the coding sequence GTGGAAGTGAAAATCAACCGGGAGATCCGGGAATATACGGAAAGCATCTTTTTTGGACTGTCCTTGCGACAGTTCTTTTTTTCTGTTTTGGCCGTAGGTGTGGCGATAGCGCTGTACTTTATGCTGCGCAGTCGTTTCGGCATTGAGACACTCAGTTGGGTATGCGTCTTAGGTGCGGCCCCCTTCGCCGCCCTGGGCTTTATCCGGTACCACGGTATGAATGCCGAGCAATTGCTATGGGCGTATATCAAATCGGAATTTTTAATGCCGCGGCGCTTGGTCTTCCACTCGACGAACACGTATGCGGCGGCGTTAAGCAAGACCATAGAGCAGTATGAAAAAGGAATGAAGCGCCATGATTAA